Proteins encoded by one window of Sediminicoccus rosea:
- a CDS encoding SLBB domain-containing protein has protein sequence MIRRLAIWMMVLLLALAAPAQAQNGQANGNLRLNVGDIIQVTLPGEEAFAQPLQIDREGRVNLPEVGPVDVAGLTVAQARDRVRAALAQSFRDLGRFNLTLRERRLLVSVGGFVRTPGPVELPAGANVQQAIAAAGGLSQGAQLDRMQVRRGNEVITFDYKRFLDTGARNILPALRPLDEIFVPASPLTGNVQIDFDARTLAAAGDAAEDRSAVRVFGEVQSAGSFAWRQGMTVMDAIIRAGGVTRFAGTEQVRVITNGEPRTFNLKAFLDSGNAAMNPPIAAGTTIFVPVQAEEVRQGPRVIYVMGEVARPGAFEVRPGTGFFDLLANAGGPTRFAETRQVRIIRADGRRVEPFDLGAFIEGGGGIPPALSPGDAIFVPEKTQQTEQASWLRVPPSRAVRVMGAVRNPGRYEWSNEMSLLDLIAQAGGPNERADTAGVQILMGDRGQTRRFDLRRFLAEGGRAGSLPEIRAGYTITIPELPVSPSDQRSTWVGQPAERSIYIMGSVGSPGRYAFEPQLSFLDIMSAAGGPTAAADLLNIRVAHRGEGRDRVSRVNLAAYFESGDDSLLPRVRPGDVIFVPDRNRNWLEQSPGSTVRVLGAVNRPGRYQFNDSMNLLDLLAEAGGPTRDAWQERIVVVNLSCCQDQASSFDLPAFARSGDFTRMPVVRAGDTVYVPSNTQSGWRILFDALRDVLPIISIIALIGAL, from the coding sequence ATGATCCGTCGCCTGGCCATTTGGATGATGGTTCTGCTGCTGGCGCTCGCCGCGCCGGCACAGGCCCAGAACGGCCAGGCCAACGGCAACCTTCGGCTGAACGTAGGCGACATCATCCAGGTGACCCTGCCTGGCGAGGAGGCCTTCGCCCAACCCTTGCAGATTGACCGCGAGGGCCGGGTGAACCTGCCCGAGGTTGGGCCGGTGGATGTCGCGGGCCTGACCGTGGCCCAGGCGCGCGACCGCGTGCGCGCCGCCCTGGCCCAATCCTTCCGTGACCTCGGCCGCTTCAACCTCACCTTGCGCGAACGCCGCCTTCTGGTGAGCGTGGGGGGGTTCGTCCGCACGCCGGGGCCGGTCGAGCTGCCGGCCGGCGCCAATGTGCAGCAGGCGATCGCTGCGGCGGGCGGCCTCAGCCAGGGCGCCCAGCTCGACCGCATGCAGGTGCGGCGCGGCAACGAGGTCATCACCTTCGACTACAAGCGCTTCCTCGACACCGGCGCACGCAACATCCTGCCCGCGCTGCGCCCGCTGGACGAGATCTTCGTCCCTGCCTCCCCGCTCACGGGCAACGTGCAGATCGATTTCGACGCACGCACCCTCGCCGCCGCCGGCGATGCGGCGGAGGACCGCAGCGCGGTGCGCGTCTTCGGCGAAGTGCAGAGTGCCGGCAGCTTTGCCTGGCGCCAGGGGATGACGGTGATGGACGCCATCATCCGCGCCGGCGGCGTCACCCGCTTCGCCGGCACCGAGCAGGTGCGGGTCATCACCAATGGCGAGCCCCGCACCTTCAACCTCAAGGCCTTCCTCGACAGCGGCAATGCGGCGATGAACCCGCCCATCGCCGCGGGCACCACCATCTTCGTGCCGGTCCAGGCGGAGGAGGTGCGCCAGGGGCCGCGCGTCATCTATGTCATGGGCGAGGTGGCGCGGCCGGGCGCCTTCGAGGTCCGCCCGGGCACCGGCTTCTTCGACCTGCTGGCCAATGCGGGCGGCCCCACCCGCTTCGCCGAAACCCGCCAGGTCCGCATCATCCGCGCGGATGGGCGCCGGGTGGAGCCCTTCGACCTCGGCGCCTTCATCGAAGGCGGCGGTGGCATACCTCCTGCATTGTCCCCCGGCGATGCGATCTTCGTCCCCGAAAAGACCCAACAGACCGAGCAGGCCAGTTGGCTGCGCGTGCCCCCCAGCCGGGCGGTGCGGGTGATGGGCGCCGTGCGCAACCCCGGCCGCTATGAGTGGTCGAACGAGATGAGCCTGCTCGACCTCATCGCGCAGGCCGGCGGCCCCAATGAACGGGCCGACACGGCCGGCGTTCAGATCCTGATGGGCGACCGCGGCCAGACCCGCCGCTTCGACCTGCGCCGCTTCCTGGCCGAGGGCGGCCGAGCCGGCTCGCTGCCGGAGATCCGCGCCGGCTACACGATCACCATCCCCGAACTGCCGGTCAGCCCGAGCGACCAGCGCTCCACATGGGTCGGCCAGCCGGCCGAGCGCTCGATCTACATCATGGGCAGCGTGGGCTCGCCCGGCCGCTACGCCTTCGAGCCACAGCTCTCCTTCCTCGACATCATGTCGGCGGCCGGCGGGCCTACCGCCGCGGCCGACCTGCTGAACATCCGCGTCGCCCACCGTGGCGAGGGTCGGGACCGCGTCAGCCGCGTGAACCTCGCGGCCTATTTCGAGAGCGGCGATGACAGCCTGCTGCCCCGCGTGCGGCCGGGCGATGTCATCTTCGTGCCGGACCGCAACCGCAACTGGCTGGAGCAGTCGCCCGGCAGCACCGTCCGGGTGCTCGGCGCAGTCAACCGCCCCGGCCGCTACCAGTTCAACGACAGCATGAACCTGCTGGACCTGCTGGCCGAGGCGGGTGGTCCGACGCGCGACGCCTGGCAGGAGCGCATCGTCGTGGTCAACCTCTCCTGCTGCCAGGACCAGGCAAGCAGCTTCGACCTGCCGGCCTTTGCCCGCAGCGGCGACTTCACCCGCATGCCCGTCGTCCGCGCAGGAGACACCGTCTACGTGCCATCCAACACGCAGAGCGGCTGGCGCATCCTCTTCGACGCGCTGCGGGACGTGCTTCCCATCATCTCGATCATCGCGCTCATAGGAGCCCTCTGA
- a CDS encoding NAD-dependent epimerase/dehydratase family protein, which produces MALYLITGGAGFIGSHLADALIARGDRVRVLDDLSTGKRENLPRGAEFIEGDVADAALVRLAIQGAAGCFHLAAIASVARSNEDWLGTHRANQTGTVAVMDAARAEGRVPVVYASSAAIYGNPDRMPISEATAPSPLTAYGADKLGSELHGQVAWLAHGVPTFGCRFFNVYGPRQDPHSPYSGVISIFARRFASGEPLTVNGTGEQVRDFVYVADVVRHLMGGMGLLQRAPQAAVINVCTGRATSLLELLAALERVCGRKADRRFGPERPGDIRLSLGDPAKATALLGLHATTRLDQGLAATLGLVEAALAA; this is translated from the coding sequence ATGGCGCTTTACCTCATCACCGGCGGTGCCGGCTTCATCGGCTCCCACCTCGCGGATGCGCTCATCGCGCGCGGCGACCGCGTGCGCGTGCTAGATGATCTCTCGACCGGCAAGCGTGAGAACCTCCCGCGCGGCGCAGAATTCATCGAGGGCGACGTGGCGGATGCGGCGCTGGTCCGCCTGGCCATCCAGGGTGCGGCCGGCTGCTTCCACCTCGCCGCCATCGCCTCCGTCGCGCGCTCCAACGAGGATTGGCTCGGCACGCATCGCGCGAACCAGACGGGCACCGTCGCCGTCATGGATGCGGCGCGCGCGGAAGGCCGCGTCCCCGTGGTCTATGCCTCCTCGGCGGCGATCTACGGAAACCCGGACCGCATGCCGATCAGCGAGGCGACGGCGCCCAGCCCCCTCACCGCCTACGGCGCGGACAAGCTGGGCTCCGAGTTGCATGGCCAGGTCGCCTGGCTCGCGCATGGCGTGCCGACCTTCGGCTGCCGCTTCTTCAACGTCTACGGCCCGCGGCAGGACCCGCATTCGCCCTATAGCGGCGTGATCTCCATTTTTGCGCGCCGCTTCGCATCCGGCGAGCCGCTGACCGTGAACGGCACGGGCGAGCAGGTGCGTGACTTCGTCTATGTGGCCGATGTGGTGCGCCACCTGATGGGCGGCATGGGCCTGCTGCAGCGCGCGCCACAGGCCGCGGTCATCAATGTCTGCACGGGGCGCGCGACCTCGCTGCTGGAATTGCTGGCGGCGCTGGAGCGCGTCTGCGGCCGCAAGGCCGATCGCCGCTTCGGTCCCGAGCGGCCGGGCGACATCCGGCTCTCGCTGGGTGATCCGGCCAAGGCCACGGCGCTGCTCGGCCTGCACGCGACGACGCGGTTGGATCAGGGCCTGGCGGCGACGCTGGGGCTCGTGGAGGCGGCGCTTGCCGCCTGA
- a CDS encoding Hpt domain-containing protein — MSAPLLDAEHWAQLASDLPAEDLRHVCQLLVRDAQAMLAAMRDAESAGDTAAWQRAAHRLAGGAGGVAARPLEQAARAAMEQPPGAAALAEITGLVDATIMALEERLG, encoded by the coding sequence GTGAGCGCCCCCCTGCTGGATGCCGAGCACTGGGCGCAACTCGCGAGCGACCTGCCGGCCGAGGATTTGCGCCATGTCTGCCAATTGCTCGTGCGCGACGCGCAGGCCATGCTGGCCGCCATGAGGGACGCGGAATCGGCCGGTGACACGGCGGCCTGGCAACGTGCGGCACACCGGCTGGCCGGTGGTGCCGGCGGCGTGGCTGCGCGACCTTTGGAGCAGGCGGCCCGCGCGGCCATGGAACAGCCGCCTGGTGCCGCGGCCCTTGCCGAGATCACCGGGTTGGTCGACGCCACCATCATGGCGCTCGAGGAACGGCTCGGATGA
- a CDS encoding O-antigen ligase family protein, with protein MDSWKLQLAVALLAVAVVGVISWLVPHPAVPVAIALAPIAAILAFRAPFLLCLLFILFTFFRLHEAFPVLNPLRIPQLLALGSLIVLGALVLTQRMRIAWSPELKLFAILFALMTLGLPVASGKDVAMSYWTDTYVKIAIMTFAIASLARAPGDFALAARAFVLAGMLVAGVAISNAANEIGLVEGTRVTIGRDIGSVLGDPNDLSLVLLFPLSFAVALVLTPRTGALSRGFGAIGAVLIMMAILETQSRGGLLGIVAVLGVFAARRIKSKAVLFGGGAVGLLGLFVAAGVGGRQSGGAAEAGAIDESAMGRLEAWIAAWRMAVGRPLTGVGLNCYVPNFYFYSDWWEGFAKAVHSTWFAVLAEGGFPAFFVFVWMCVRVVRSAMASARDLAPEAMGADYQAAPYAMAQAVLAGMAGFAVSGTFLTQAFTWPVYILLALAAATSRYVLAQAASAASTSPSVAARP; from the coding sequence ATGGATAGCTGGAAGCTTCAACTCGCCGTCGCCCTCCTCGCCGTGGCGGTAGTGGGCGTCATTTCCTGGCTGGTGCCGCATCCGGCGGTGCCGGTCGCGATCGCACTCGCGCCCATTGCGGCCATTCTCGCCTTCCGTGCGCCCTTCCTGCTGTGCCTGCTCTTCATCCTCTTCACCTTCTTCCGGCTGCACGAGGCGTTTCCCGTGCTCAACCCGTTGCGGATCCCGCAGCTCCTTGCACTTGGCTCCCTCATCGTGTTGGGGGCGCTGGTGCTGACGCAGCGCATGCGGATCGCCTGGAGCCCGGAGCTCAAGCTCTTCGCCATCCTCTTCGCGCTGATGACGCTGGGGCTGCCGGTCGCGAGCGGTAAGGATGTCGCGATGTCCTATTGGACGGACACCTATGTGAAGATCGCGATCATGACCTTCGCCATCGCCTCGCTGGCGCGGGCGCCGGGGGATTTCGCGCTGGCGGCACGGGCCTTCGTGCTGGCGGGGATGCTGGTGGCGGGCGTCGCGATCTCCAATGCCGCCAATGAGATCGGGCTGGTGGAGGGCACGCGCGTTACCATCGGGCGTGACATCGGCTCGGTGCTGGGCGACCCGAACGACCTCTCGCTGGTGCTCCTCTTCCCGCTCTCCTTTGCCGTCGCGCTGGTGCTGACGCCGCGCACAGGGGCGCTTAGCCGCGGCTTCGGCGCGATCGGCGCCGTGCTCATCATGATGGCGATCCTCGAGACGCAGAGCCGCGGCGGGTTGCTGGGCATTGTGGCGGTGTTGGGCGTCTTCGCCGCGCGGCGCATCAAGTCCAAGGCGGTGCTGTTCGGCGGCGGGGCGGTCGGCCTGCTCGGGCTCTTCGTCGCGGCCGGGGTGGGCGGGCGGCAATCGGGCGGCGCGGCCGAGGCGGGCGCGATCGACGAGAGTGCCATGGGCCGGCTCGAGGCCTGGATCGCCGCCTGGCGCATGGCGGTGGGGCGGCCGCTCACTGGCGTCGGCCTGAATTGCTACGTGCCCAACTTCTACTTTTACTCGGACTGGTGGGAGGGCTTCGCCAAGGCGGTGCACAGCACCTGGTTCGCGGTGCTGGCGGAAGGCGGCTTCCCGGCCTTCTTCGTCTTCGTCTGGATGTGCGTGCGCGTCGTGCGCTCGGCCATGGCCTCGGCGCGGGATCTCGCGCCCGAGGCCATGGGCGCCGACTACCAGGCGGCGCCCTATGCCATGGCGCAGGCGGTGCTGGCGGGGATGGCCGGCTTCGCGGTCTCCGGCACTTTCCTTACCCAGGCCTTCACCTGGCCGGTCTATATCCTGCTGGCGCTGGCCGCCGCCACCAGCCGCTACGTGCTCGCTCAGGCGGCAAGCGCCGCCTCCACGAGCCCCAGCGTCGCCGCCAGGCCCTGA
- a CDS encoding glycosyltransferase family 2 protein, producing MNTPEVSIIIPTRNAAGWLARAIASVGPMPGAEILVVDDGSTDATQPMLAEFALHDPRLRILTGRGEGPAAARNLGLAAARAPLIAFLDADDRWRLGKLEAQLAFHQAHPEAGFSFTDYRHITAEREDRGTCFAFWPRFAACVAGREEGFMVEAAPATLLAENVIGTSTVMARTELLREVGGFQADMAQSEDWDLWLRLAARAPVGCLPAVLTDYTAHRPGNLSGQKRARLAAMQHVVRRHGPMAARLDPSALRACRVRLLVAAAEAAAAEGARLKAALLHLGAWLRQPARRHAREAASALLR from the coding sequence ATGAACACGCCCGAAGTCAGCATCATCATCCCGACCCGCAACGCCGCCGGCTGGCTGGCCCGCGCCATAGCCTCCGTGGGGCCGATGCCAGGCGCGGAGATCCTGGTGGTGGATGACGGCTCCACCGACGCGACCCAGCCCATGCTGGCCGAATTTGCCCTGCACGACCCACGGCTGCGCATCCTGACCGGCCGCGGCGAGGGCCCGGCGGCCGCACGCAACCTCGGCCTCGCCGCCGCGCGCGCGCCGCTCATCGCGTTCCTCGACGCGGATGACCGCTGGCGGCTCGGCAAGCTGGAGGCACAGCTGGCCTTCCATCAGGCGCACCCCGAGGCCGGCTTCTCCTTCACCGACTACCGGCACATCACGGCCGAGCGCGAGGATCGCGGCACCTGCTTCGCCTTCTGGCCGCGCTTCGCCGCCTGCGTCGCAGGGCGCGAGGAGGGCTTCATGGTAGAGGCCGCCCCCGCCACGCTGCTGGCCGAGAACGTGATCGGCACCTCCACCGTCATGGCCCGCACGGAACTGCTGCGGGAGGTGGGCGGCTTCCAGGCCGACATGGCCCAATCGGAGGATTGGGATCTCTGGCTGCGACTGGCCGCCCGCGCGCCCGTCGGCTGCCTGCCGGCGGTACTGACCGACTACACCGCGCACCGGCCCGGCAATCTTTCCGGGCAGAAGCGCGCGCGGCTTGCGGCCATGCAGCATGTGGTCCGGCGCCATGGCCCGATGGCGGCTCGGCTCGATCCCTCGGCGCTGCGCGCCTGCCGGGTGCGGCTGCTGGTCGCGGCGGCAGAGGCGGCGGCTGCGGAGGGTGCGCGGCTCAAGGCCGCGCTGCTGCATCTCGGCGCCTGGCTGCGCCAGCCGGCGCGGCGCCATGCGCGCGAAGCAGCGTCCGCCTTGCTGCGCTGA
- a CDS encoding P-loop NTPase family protein has protein sequence MTHASDHPEIEALWRGIAGAGSVAIAAAQPGEGTSMVAEAIWRRAEHSGRTALLVHLNGNKPGAEPGRLERMGNHPLGEIGAPDAAQVAAWREPARLREAIAEWRRDWDLVVLDASPVLARGAQSLPGLTAAAAAEATLLVVLAGRTAASALREARERLRVSGATLVGVALNDRDNPSLAMELERQVARIGRVLPGLAARLTRAVRGSALLGLRV, from the coding sequence ATGACCCATGCCTCCGACCATCCCGAGATCGAAGCGCTCTGGCGCGGCATCGCCGGCGCCGGCAGCGTCGCCATCGCGGCCGCCCAGCCTGGCGAGGGCACCAGCATGGTGGCAGAGGCGATCTGGCGGCGGGCCGAGCATTCGGGCCGCACCGCGCTGCTGGTGCATCTCAACGGCAACAAGCCCGGTGCCGAACCCGGCCGGCTCGAGCGCATGGGCAATCACCCGCTGGGCGAGATCGGCGCGCCGGATGCGGCCCAGGTCGCCGCCTGGCGGGAACCTGCCCGCCTGCGCGAGGCCATCGCCGAATGGCGCAGGGATTGGGACCTCGTGGTGCTCGACGCTTCACCCGTGCTGGCACGCGGCGCACAGAGCCTACCGGGGCTGACCGCCGCCGCCGCCGCTGAGGCGACGCTGCTGGTGGTGCTGGCCGGACGCACGGCCGCATCCGCCCTGCGGGAGGCGCGCGAGCGCCTGCGGGTGTCCGGGGCGACGCTGGTGGGTGTCGCGCTCAATGATCGCGACAATCCCTCCCTCGCCATGGAACTGGAGCGGCAGGTCGCCCGCATCGGACGCGTCTTGCCAGGCCTCGCCGCCCGGCTGACGCGCGCGGTCCGCGGCTCCGCGTTGCTGGGCCTGCGCGTGTGA
- a CDS encoding glycosyltransferase family 4 protein — MTRETWLLLDSRGFGGIESHVAELAAGLREAGRMPRVLLLQDHGPHPLAARLAAEGVALEALPRGFRALWRRLHAGRPAVLHTHGYKANLLGRLAARLTGTRCVATYHAGERPPGLLALYDAADRWTSGLNPRIAVSRPILARLPWGGELIPNFLALPPEPPDGAPMTVAFVGRLSPEKGPDLFAELSRLSPGPRYEVFGDGPMRDSLTVSGLVLHGARPGMGGAWAGIGLLAITSRAEGLPLAALEAMAHGVPVAAFALGGLPELIEEGRNGFLASPGDLPALARAVASWAAMAEGARRAMGAAARATIAARYSREAGVGRILKLYAGRD; from the coding sequence ATGACGCGCGAGACCTGGCTTCTGCTCGACAGCCGCGGCTTTGGCGGCATCGAGAGCCATGTGGCGGAGCTGGCCGCAGGGCTGCGCGAGGCAGGGCGGATGCCGCGCGTGCTGCTTCTGCAGGATCACGGCCCGCATCCCCTGGCCGCGCGCCTCGCCGCCGAAGGCGTGGCGCTGGAGGCGCTGCCCCGCGGCTTCCGCGCCCTGTGGCGGCGCCTGCATGCTGGCCGGCCGGCGGTGCTGCACACCCATGGCTACAAGGCCAATCTGCTGGGCCGCCTCGCGGCGCGGCTGACCGGCACACGCTGCGTCGCCACCTACCATGCCGGCGAGCGGCCGCCCGGCCTGCTCGCCCTGTATGATGCGGCGGATCGCTGGACCTCCGGGCTCAACCCGCGCATCGCCGTCAGCCGGCCGATCCTGGCGCGGCTGCCCTGGGGCGGGGAACTCATCCCGAATTTCCTGGCCCTGCCGCCTGAGCCGCCCGACGGGGCCCCGATGACGGTCGCCTTCGTGGGGCGCCTCTCTCCCGAAAAGGGACCGGACCTCTTCGCCGAACTCAGCCGGCTGTCGCCCGGGCCGCGCTACGAGGTGTTCGGGGACGGCCCGATGCGGGATTCGCTCACGGTCTCGGGGCTTGTGCTGCATGGGGCGCGGCCCGGGATGGGCGGGGCCTGGGCCGGGATCGGCCTGCTCGCCATCACCTCGCGCGCCGAGGGGCTGCCGCTGGCGGCACTGGAAGCCATGGCGCATGGCGTGCCGGTGGCGGCCTTCGCGCTGGGCGGCCTGCCGGAGCTGATCGAGGAGGGCCGGAACGGCTTCCTTGCCTCGCCGGGCGACCTGCCGGCGCTGGCCCGCGCGGTGGCGAGCTGGGCCGCGATGGCGGAGGGGGCGCGGCGGGCCATGGGCGCGGCCGCGCGCGCGACGATCGCCGCCCGCTACAGCCGCGAGGCCGGTGTGGGGCGCATCCTCAAGCTCTATGCCGGTCGGGACTGA
- a CDS encoding sigma-54-dependent transcriptional regulator: MSQAPLVLIVEDSPPQVALAQALLRDLGTRIAVAETAQAAHEAITQEAPDVILLDLELPDGKGMDLMRRLKTEGIDSTVIVITANGSIGTAVEAMREGARDFVLKPYNKARLTVTLNNALEARRLTQELQAVKADLAPDRYHGFIGASPAMRAVYRTIESVAASKATVFITGESGTGKELAAEAVHQASPRRKAPFIALNCGAIPKDLLESEIFGHVKGAFTGATENRVGAAKAADGGTLFLDEIGEMPMDMQVKLLRFVQTGSFTPVGATRAEKVDVRFVAATNRDIWAAVEEGRFREDLAYRLYVVPVEMPALRERGADVIMIARAFLKAFAKEERKAFRSLTPEAETVLAAYPWPGNVRQLQNAIRNAVVLHDGPALERGMLPPQLLRAAPRGMAVSPQPAAPVPDAPMPAEPLPSAPVPSTPSGLPLPVPAAAIPVPEPVLAAPLPLEPPPKPAAAAPQEPEFLPMKEIERRAILAALRHTQRDVPRAATLLDINPSTIYRRLITWREEGTLPPEFA; the protein is encoded by the coding sequence ATGAGCCAGGCGCCGCTGGTCCTCATCGTCGAGGACAGCCCGCCCCAGGTGGCGCTCGCCCAGGCCCTGCTGCGCGACCTCGGCACCCGCATCGCGGTGGCCGAGACGGCGCAGGCGGCACACGAGGCCATCACGCAGGAGGCGCCCGACGTCATCCTGCTCGATCTGGAGTTGCCCGATGGCAAGGGCATGGACCTGATGCGCCGCCTGAAGACGGAAGGCATCGACTCCACCGTGATCGTCATCACTGCCAATGGCTCGATCGGCACGGCGGTCGAAGCGATGCGCGAGGGCGCACGCGACTTCGTGCTGAAGCCCTACAACAAGGCGCGGCTGACGGTCACGCTCAACAATGCGCTGGAAGCGCGCCGCCTGACGCAGGAATTGCAGGCGGTGAAGGCGGATCTGGCGCCGGACCGCTACCACGGCTTCATCGGCGCCTCGCCCGCCATGCGCGCGGTCTATCGCACCATCGAGAGTGTCGCGGCCTCCAAGGCCACCGTGTTCATCACGGGTGAGAGTGGAACCGGCAAGGAACTGGCCGCGGAAGCGGTCCACCAGGCCTCGCCCCGCCGCAAGGCGCCCTTCATAGCGCTGAATTGCGGCGCCATCCCGAAGGATCTGCTGGAGAGCGAAATCTTCGGCCATGTCAAAGGCGCCTTCACGGGCGCCACCGAGAACCGCGTAGGCGCGGCCAAGGCGGCCGATGGCGGGACGCTCTTCCTGGATGAAATCGGCGAGATGCCGATGGACATGCAGGTGAAGCTGCTGCGCTTCGTGCAGACCGGAAGCTTCACGCCCGTCGGCGCCACCCGCGCGGAGAAGGTGGATGTGCGCTTCGTCGCCGCCACCAACCGCGACATCTGGGCCGCCGTCGAGGAAGGCCGCTTCCGCGAGGACCTCGCCTATCGCCTCTATGTCGTGCCGGTGGAGATGCCGGCGCTGCGCGAGCGCGGGGCCGATGTCATCATGATCGCACGCGCCTTCCTCAAGGCCTTCGCCAAGGAAGAGCGCAAGGCCTTCCGCAGCCTCACGCCGGAGGCCGAAACGGTGCTCGCCGCCTATCCCTGGCCCGGCAATGTGCGGCAACTGCAGAACGCGATCCGCAACGCCGTGGTGCTGCATGACGGACCCGCCCTAGAGCGCGGCATGCTGCCGCCGCAATTGCTGCGGGCGGCACCACGGGGCATGGCCGTGTCCCCCCAACCGGCAGCCCCCGTGCCGGACGCCCCCATGCCCGCAGAACCGCTGCCCTCAGCGCCCGTGCCCTCAACGCCCTCTGGGCTACCACTGCCCGTGCCCGCAGCCGCCATCCCCGTGCCGGAGCCGGTCTTGGCCGCCCCCCTGCCCTTGGAGCCGCCCCCGAAGCCGGCCGCGGCTGCCCCGCAGGAGCCAGAATTCCTGCCGATGAAGGAAATCGAGCGCCGCGCCATCCTCGCGGCCCTCCGCCACACCCAACGCGACGTGCCGCGCGCGGCGACGCTGCTCGACATCAACCCCTCCACCATCTACCGCCGCCTCATCACCTGGCGCGAGGAAGGGACGCTTCCGCCCGAGTTCGCCTGA
- a CDS encoding lipopolysaccharide biosynthesis protein, which yields MPKTALHALARLPAPLRAAALYAVAIAWTKALSLLLLPLLTGYLEPAEFARLELLSSAAEIAALLAGAGLVDTLYRFASSPGREGMAMAARVLGLGVLLAGLGLIIAVLLAPAGALLPLPAPPIEVTLLGAAVAMEAVIGVPLAWMRMQGRALAWSVVMVVRGTAQAGLAAALLWSGYGVAGVLAAGAVAAGFTALLLVLRQSRETGLALEPRIWPRLLVYGLPLTGGGLASFALGTADRWLLAGAVTPEALAHYALAAKIAMVSALLTQPFELWWYPRRIGLLEAEHGHRQTTQVVGMGGALVVLAAAGTALGGPVLIQLATPPAYHAAVSYLPWLCAALAMQSLGSLVNVGCYMGRTGALPMLVNGAAGVVAILAYLVLIPSHGVMGAIIATLLAQGVRLGLFLWFSQRRVRLDYRLGRLAILSALCILALGLPLPLGAILLGLGCIPFAMALGLLPAPRLPQRQAMHG from the coding sequence ATGCCCAAGACAGCCCTTCATGCCCTCGCCCGGCTGCCCGCGCCGCTGCGCGCCGCGGCGCTCTACGCCGTGGCGATCGCCTGGACCAAGGCGCTGTCGCTCCTCCTGCTGCCGCTGCTGACAGGCTATCTGGAGCCTGCGGAATTCGCCCGGCTGGAACTCCTCTCCAGTGCGGCCGAAATCGCGGCCCTGCTGGCCGGGGCAGGGCTGGTGGACACGCTCTACCGCTTCGCATCGTCCCCCGGGCGTGAGGGGATGGCGATGGCGGCGCGCGTGCTGGGGCTGGGTGTGCTGCTGGCCGGCCTTGGCCTCATCATCGCGGTGCTGCTGGCCCCGGCTGGTGCGCTGCTGCCGCTGCCGGCCCCGCCGATCGAGGTGACGCTGCTGGGCGCCGCTGTCGCCATGGAGGCAGTGATTGGCGTGCCGCTCGCCTGGATGCGGATGCAGGGCCGGGCGCTCGCCTGGTCGGTTGTGATGGTGGTGCGGGGCACGGCGCAAGCCGGCCTCGCCGCCGCACTTCTCTGGTCCGGCTACGGGGTCGCGGGCGTGCTCGCGGCAGGCGCCGTCGCCGCCGGCTTCACGGCACTGCTGCTGGTGCTGCGCCAGTCGCGGGAGACCGGCCTCGCCTTAGAACCGCGCATCTGGCCGCGGCTGCTCGTCTATGGGCTGCCGCTGACCGGCGGTGGCCTCGCCAGCTTCGCGCTCGGCACGGCGGATCGCTGGCTGCTGGCCGGCGCCGTGACGCCCGAGGCCCTGGCGCATTACGCGCTGGCGGCAAAGATCGCCATGGTGTCGGCCCTGCTGACGCAACCCTTCGAATTGTGGTGGTATCCTCGCCGTATCGGGCTGCTGGAGGCGGAGCATGGACATCGGCAGACGACCCAGGTGGTTGGCATGGGCGGTGCGCTGGTCGTGCTCGCAGCCGCCGGCACGGCGCTGGGCGGGCCGGTGCTGATCCAGCTCGCCACGCCGCCGGCCTATCACGCTGCCGTCTCCTACCTGCCCTGGCTCTGTGCCGCGCTGGCCATGCAGTCGCTCGGCAGCCTCGTGAATGTGGGCTGCTACATGGGCCGGACGGGCGCGCTGCCGATGCTGGTGAATGGCGCGGCCGGGGTGGTGGCGATCCTCGCCTATCTGGTCCTGATCCCTTCGCATGGCGTGATGGGCGCGATCATCGCGACGCTGCTGGCACAGGGCGTCCGGCTCGGACTGTTCCTGTGGTTTTCGCAGCGGCGGGTCCGGCTGGATTACCGGCTGGGGCGCCTCGCCATTCTCTCCGCCCTTTGCATCCTGGCGCTCGGACTGCCCTTGCCGCTCGGCGCGATCCTGCTGGGCCTGGGCTGCATCCCGTTCGCCATGGCGCTCGGCCTGCTGCCCGCGCCGCGCCTGCCGCAGCGCCAGGCGATGCATGGATAG
- a CDS encoding STAS domain-containing protein, giving the protein MTAFARIAADTLKITPQFPLDAEGSLKLRPVLETISAVATASAQRVVLDLSQVEALDGSGIGAIAFLRKRLAAAGQSLELAGAHGQPLVLLRQLGLASAFGLSEERRSFWAGLLRPLPGMGWGAARGAAA; this is encoded by the coding sequence ATGACCGCTTTCGCACGCATCGCCGCCGACACCCTCAAGATCACCCCGCAATTCCCGCTCGATGCCGAAGGCAGCCTGAAGCTCCGTCCCGTTCTGGAAACCATCAGCGCCGTCGCCACGGCCAGTGCCCAGCGCGTGGTGCTCGACCTCTCCCAGGTTGAGGCGCTGGACGGCTCGGGCATCGGCGCCATCGCCTTCCTGCGCAAGCGTCTCGCCGCCGCCGGGCAGAGCCTGGAGCTGGCCGGCGCGCATGGGCAGCCGCTTGTGCTGCTGCGCCAGCTTGGCCTCGCCAGCGCCTTCGGCCTGAGCGAGGAGCGCCGCTCCTTCTGGGCCGGCCTGCTGCGCCCGCTTCCCGGCATGGGTTGGGGCGCCGCCCGCGGGGCCGCCGCGTGA